Proteins encoded in a region of the Photobacterium profundum SS9 genome:
- a CDS encoding outer membrane protein transport protein: MNKNKNKITLSLAAALILGMSANTMAAGFQLAEYSATGLGRAFAGEAAMADNAGAQFRNPAMLTYLEGTQVSMGAIYVDPNIDVEGSVNGTQTKASDIANSAVIPNFYLSHQLNDKVFLGLAFGTNYGMETELAGDYLATQFGNQAKVMSIEINPNIAYKINEQFSVGGGIRYVMGEGHFGAAASSDMPLAPGVTVPKGADLKYMEGDDTAWGWQAGAAWQINENNRIGFNYRSEVELNLTGSASGAIYDLEALKKGKKPSASYAGSMALTLPATAEIASFHQLTNKIAVHASFNWTDWSSFDKLEAKIPSLYGNDPDLIKEENWEDNYRLAVGTTYQYTNKLVLRSGIAYDTSAVSDEHRTQTIPETDRLWLSMGAGYNWSQNLTLDAGFTYIFAKDAPMNEVDPSLGQFKGETTGSIWLVGVQASYRF, translated from the coding sequence ATGAATAAGAATAAGAATAAAATAACATTATCTTTAGCAGCAGCGTTAATACTGGGCATGAGTGCCAATACAATGGCCGCCGGTTTTCAACTTGCAGAATATTCAGCAACGGGCTTAGGCCGTGCGTTTGCTGGTGAAGCGGCAATGGCAGACAATGCCGGAGCACAATTTCGAAACCCAGCAATGCTGACTTACCTTGAAGGTACACAAGTATCAATGGGGGCTATTTATGTTGATCCAAATATTGATGTTGAAGGTTCGGTAAACGGTACACAAACCAAAGCCAGCGATATTGCAAACTCAGCCGTTATTCCTAACTTCTACCTATCTCACCAACTTAACGACAAGGTATTTTTAGGTTTAGCGTTCGGTACTAACTACGGCATGGAAACTGAACTAGCGGGTGATTATCTTGCTACGCAATTTGGTAACCAAGCGAAAGTAATGTCGATTGAAATTAACCCAAACATTGCTTACAAAATCAATGAGCAGTTTAGTGTTGGTGGTGGTATCCGTTACGTTATGGGAGAGGGTCACTTTGGTGCAGCTGCATCTTCTGACATGCCACTTGCTCCAGGAGTTACAGTACCTAAAGGCGCAGACCTGAAGTACATGGAAGGTGATGATACAGCGTGGGGTTGGCAGGCGGGTGCCGCATGGCAAATCAATGAAAATAACCGCATTGGTTTCAACTACCGTTCTGAAGTTGAGTTGAACTTAACAGGTAGTGCTTCTGGGGCTATTTACGACCTCGAAGCACTAAAAAAAGGTAAAAAGCCAAGCGCAAGTTACGCGGGTAGCATGGCATTAACTTTACCTGCAACAGCAGAAATTGCGAGCTTTCACCAATTAACGAATAAGATTGCGGTACACGCTAGTTTCAACTGGACAGATTGGAGCAGCTTCGACAAGTTGGAAGCTAAAATCCCATCGCTATACGGTAATGATCCTGATCTGATTAAAGAAGAAAACTGGGAAGACAACTACCGCTTAGCTGTGGGTACAACTTACCAATACACGAACAAGCTCGTGCTGCGCTCAGGTATTGCTTACGATACATCAGCAGTAAGTGATGAGCACCGTACACAAACGATTCCAGAAACTGACCGCCTATGGCTAAGTATGGGTGCTGGCTACAACTGGTCACAAAACCTAACACTTGATGCAGGCTTCACGTACATATTTGCCAAAGATGCACCAATGAACGAAGTGGATCCAAGCCTTGGACAATTTAAAGGTGAAACCACTGGCAGCATATGGCTTGTTGGTGTACAAGCAAGCTACCGCTTCTAA
- a CDS encoding cytochrome c-type biogenesis protein — protein MMKRVIAMFFAFGLIVTSALPALASIDVYKFNSAKEEKTFQDLTATLRCPKCQNNTIADSNATLAQDMRKKVFEMLEEGKSKQEIIDYMIARYGNFVTYDPPLMASTLVLWMGPFLFILVGFTVLVVRSRKTEDAKKKTKLAADEEVRLKELLNEMEQQEKAEQHPQNKNGKVKS, from the coding sequence ATGATGAAACGTGTGATTGCCATGTTTTTTGCTTTTGGCTTAATCGTTACTTCAGCACTACCCGCTTTAGCATCTATTGATGTTTATAAGTTTAACAGTGCTAAAGAAGAGAAAACGTTTCAAGATCTGACAGCAACTCTTCGTTGCCCTAAGTGCCAGAACAATACGATTGCCGATTCTAACGCTACATTGGCGCAAGATATGCGCAAAAAAGTGTTTGAAATGTTAGAAGAAGGCAAGAGTAAACAAGAAATCATTGACTACATGATTGCACGTTACGGTAACTTCGTAACATATGATCCACCGTTGATGGCTTCTACCTTAGTTCTGTGGATGGGACCTTTCTTATTCATCCTTGTTGGTTTCACTGTGTTAGTTGTTCGCTCTCGTAAAACTGAAGATGCGAAGAAAAAAACTAAGCTAGCAGCAGATGAAGAAGTACGTCTCAAAGAATTATTAAATGAGATGGAGCAGCAAGAAAAAGCGGAGCAACACCCTCAGAATAAAAACGGTAAGGTGAAATCATGA
- a CDS encoding heme ABC transporter permease produces the protein MWKWLHPYAKAENCYRLCGKLLPWFSIIAFSSLIVGSIWGLMFAPTDYQQGDSFRIIYLHVPAAMLSMGAYLSMAIAAFIGLVWQVKMSDMAAAAMAPIGAVFTFIALLTGAIWGKPMWGAWWVWDARLTSELILLFLYLGVIALHSAFDDQKTAAKAAGILAIVGVINLPIIHYSVEWWNTLHQGATISKFEKPSMDSSMLWPLLINVIGFGCFFGAVTLVRLRNEIIARESHRPWVRNLVK, from the coding sequence ATGTGGAAGTGGTTACATCCCTACGCTAAAGCTGAAAATTGCTACCGCTTATGCGGCAAGTTATTACCATGGTTTTCTATTATTGCCTTTTCCTCCCTGATTGTAGGATCTATATGGGGGTTAATGTTCGCACCTACAGATTATCAGCAAGGTGATAGTTTCCGTATCATCTATTTGCATGTACCTGCCGCAATGTTGTCGATGGGGGCATATTTATCAATGGCCATTGCTGCATTTATTGGTCTGGTATGGCAAGTGAAAATGTCTGATATGGCAGCTGCTGCCATGGCACCTATTGGCGCTGTTTTTACCTTTATAGCCTTACTAACCGGCGCTATCTGGGGCAAGCCTATGTGGGGTGCTTGGTGGGTATGGGATGCGCGTTTAACATCAGAACTCATTCTTCTTTTCTTATATCTTGGTGTTATTGCACTTCATAGTGCGTTTGATGATCAAAAAACAGCGGCAAAAGCAGCGGGTATTTTAGCGATTGTTGGTGTGATTAACCTACCGATTATTCACTACTCGGTTGAGTGGTGGAATACGCTGCATCAAGGTGCAACGATTAGCAAATTTGAAAAACCATCAATGGATTCCAGCATGCTCTGGCCTTTACTGATCAATGTGATTGGTTTCGGATGTTTCTTTGGTGCTGTGACGTTAGTACGTCTCCGTAATGAAATTATTGCCCGTGAAAGTCATCGACCTTGGGTACGTAACTTAGTGAAGTGA
- the ccmE gene encoding cytochrome c maturation protein CcmE, with the protein MNPRRKKRLTLAVALVFGLGATIGLMLYALSQNMDLFYTPTELVQGKPDGTKPEVGQRLRIGGMVVEGSVKRDPQSLIVTFEVADVGPAVTITYNGILPDLFREGQGIVAQGVLVNSTTIEAHEVLAKHDEEYMPPEIAEAMKKTHEPLQYSDEQKQGRVQ; encoded by the coding sequence ATGAATCCGAGACGTAAAAAGCGCCTGACGTTAGCTGTAGCGCTTGTCTTTGGCCTCGGCGCAACCATTGGTCTAATGCTATATGCATTAAGCCAAAATATGGATTTGTTTTATACACCGACAGAGTTAGTGCAGGGTAAACCTGACGGTACTAAACCTGAAGTAGGTCAGCGACTGCGGATTGGCGGCATGGTGGTTGAAGGGTCTGTAAAGCGTGACCCACAGTCATTAATCGTTACATTCGAGGTTGCAGATGTTGGTCCTGCTGTCACGATTACGTATAACGGTATTTTGCCTGATCTATTCCGTGAAGGGCAGGGTATTGTTGCTCAAGGCGTGTTGGTTAACTCGACAACGATTGAAGCGCATGAAGTGTTAGCAAAACACGATGAAGAATACATGCCTCCTGAAATTGCTGAAGCGATGAAGAAGACACATGAACCTCTTCAATATTCAGATGAACAAAAACAAGGTCGTGTTCAATGA
- a CDS encoding DUF3379 domain-containing protein: protein MDDLEFRRRILADPNDNSPDLSAARNESIVNRKLYDELLQLDAQLEKAMKVDVPDDLADRILFHQSGQPNEKPKSNRFHMAIAASVALAVGIMIGQFNHFTLPSAQAASIGQIALQHIHTEAPFVNTVDESVSLQQVNAKLLPFGPSLSDLPGHVTYVNHCGFGDKNALHMVMDTPQGRVTVFIVPEESKTMTAFNDKQMNGIVMPIKNASLIVVGEKGQDVMPIIKSIESDLYWQI, encoded by the coding sequence ATGGACGATCTTGAATTCCGTCGTCGAATTCTGGCTGATCCAAACGATAACAGCCCAGATTTGTCGGCAGCCAGAAATGAATCGATAGTCAATCGAAAGTTATACGATGAACTATTGCAATTAGATGCCCAGCTAGAAAAAGCCATGAAGGTCGATGTGCCCGATGACTTAGCCGATCGCATTCTATTTCATCAATCTGGACAACCTAACGAAAAACCCAAAAGTAATCGCTTCCATATGGCTATTGCGGCATCCGTTGCGTTAGCTGTCGGTATAATGATCGGTCAGTTTAATCACTTTACACTGCCTTCTGCACAAGCTGCGAGCATTGGGCAGATTGCGCTACAACATATCCACACCGAAGCGCCTTTTGTTAATACTGTTGATGAATCTGTTAGTTTGCAGCAAGTGAATGCGAAATTATTACCTTTTGGTCCAAGCTTAAGCGATTTACCCGGACATGTTACCTATGTAAACCACTGCGGGTTTGGTGACAAAAATGCGTTGCACATGGTGATGGATACACCACAAGGCAGAGTCACGGTTTTCATCGTACCTGAAGAAAGCAAAACCATGACGGCATTTAACGACAAGCAAATGAATGGCATTGTGATGCCGATTAAAAATGCGAGCTTAATTGTGGTCGGTGAAAAAGGGCAAGACGTTATGCCTATTATTAAAAGCATCGAATCGGATTTATACTGGCAAATTTAA
- a CDS encoding MlaA family lipoprotein, which translates to MTKNIIFSVLLTASLVGCADTPENQEKETVPTNVAEQINAEEFESVNDVYDPLEGFNRVMWDLNYDYLDPYLARPISLAYVDYTPNPVRLGIANFFANLDEPASMVNSLIMQNPEDAVAHFNRFWINTVFGIAGLIDIASAADIPPPSNRAFGDSLGYYGVGNGPYFMVPFYGPVTLREGVGDAADGLYLPLSLLTFWQSLGKWAFEGMEDRAALVKQEALLEDSPDPYVFTRDAYIQHKNFRATGGETPVDEPENEEQLDDYLDEIDDY; encoded by the coding sequence TTGACTAAGAATATTATTTTTTCTGTTTTGCTTACAGCTAGCCTAGTCGGTTGTGCTGATACGCCTGAGAATCAGGAAAAAGAAACAGTACCAACAAATGTTGCAGAACAGATTAATGCTGAAGAATTCGAATCGGTAAATGATGTGTATGACCCATTAGAAGGGTTCAACCGTGTAATGTGGGATTTAAATTATGATTACCTTGACCCATATTTAGCTCGACCTATTTCACTGGCATATGTTGATTACACGCCCAATCCTGTTCGGTTAGGTATTGCTAACTTTTTCGCAAACCTTGATGAACCTGCGAGCATGGTAAATAGCCTTATTATGCAAAACCCTGAAGATGCGGTTGCTCATTTCAACCGTTTTTGGATTAATACTGTGTTTGGTATTGCAGGCTTGATCGATATTGCTTCTGCCGCGGATATTCCGCCCCCTAGTAATCGCGCTTTTGGTGACTCATTAGGTTACTACGGTGTTGGTAATGGACCGTATTTTATGGTGCCGTTTTATGGCCCCGTTACCTTACGTGAAGGTGTTGGTGATGCTGCCGATGGTCTTTATTTACCACTAAGTTTACTCACGTTTTGGCAGAGTTTAGGTAAGTGGGCATTTGAAGGCATGGAAGATCGTGCTGCGTTAGTTAAGCAAGAGGCGTTACTAGAAGATTCTCCTGATCCTTATGTATTTACTCGTGATGCTTATATCCAGCATAAAAACTTCAGAGCGACTGGTGGCGAAACTCCCGTTGATGAACCTGAAAATGAAGAACAGCTTGATGACTATTTAGATGAAATAGACGATTATTAA
- a CDS encoding heme lyase CcmF/NrfE family subunit yields MIPEIGQFALIVALGLSALASIYPLYGASIGNQPMMRMARPLSYGAFGMLVLSFFALCWSFYTNDFTVTYVASNSNSLLPWYYRVTAVWGGHEGSLLLWVLIQAGWAAAVARFSRDMPLESVARVLAVMGMISVGFLLFIIVTSNPFLRLLPYFPVDGRDLNPLLQDPGLIIHPPMLYMGYVGFSVAFSFAIASLMTGRLDTAWARWSRPWTIAAWSFLTVGIALGSWWAYYELGWGGWWFWDPVENASFMPWLAGTALMHSLAVTEKRGTFKAWTVLLAISAFSLSLLGTFLVRSGVLVSVHAFASDPARGMFILGFLIVVIGGSLLLYALRGGKIKSRGSYSLFSRENLLLSNNILLIAALLVVLIGTLLPLVHKQIGLGSVSIGVPFFNTLFTWLMIPFAFLLGIGPLVRWKRDEVANVRKPMLISGAITLPLAFACIAIFTDSLEPMAVLGLTMSIWIVTMHGFELYQRATHRHTFMKGVGKLGRSHWAMILGHMGLAVSVIGITLVSNYDLERDVRLAPGETTQVQGYDFYFDGLRDADGPNYDGYIADFTVTRNGKSVTTLHAEKRFYSTTGSMMTEAAIDSGVTRDLYVAMGEKLDDHAWAVRIYYKPFINWIWFGAALMGLGGAIAISDKRYRFRKKASEKTGSTIKQAEVTNE; encoded by the coding sequence ATGATTCCTGAAATAGGGCAATTTGCCCTTATTGTTGCGTTGGGGCTATCAGCTTTGGCCAGCATCTATCCATTGTATGGTGCCTCTATTGGTAATCAGCCAATGATGCGTATGGCACGACCGTTGTCATACGGCGCTTTCGGCATGCTGGTATTGTCGTTTTTTGCCTTGTGCTGGTCTTTCTATACGAATGATTTTACGGTGACGTATGTCGCGAGTAATTCAAACAGCTTATTGCCTTGGTATTACCGAGTTACGGCCGTATGGGGTGGGCACGAAGGTTCCCTTCTATTATGGGTGTTGATTCAAGCTGGTTGGGCTGCAGCTGTTGCGCGCTTTAGCCGCGATATGCCTCTTGAATCTGTGGCGCGTGTTTTGGCTGTTATGGGAATGATTTCAGTGGGTTTCCTTCTGTTTATCATTGTTACCTCTAACCCATTCTTACGTCTACTGCCTTATTTCCCTGTAGATGGTCGCGATCTTAATCCTCTTCTACAAGACCCAGGTTTGATTATTCACCCGCCTATGCTTTACATGGGATACGTGGGTTTCTCTGTTGCATTCTCTTTTGCTATTGCTTCATTAATGACTGGTCGTCTTGATACTGCATGGGCTCGTTGGTCTCGTCCTTGGACAATTGCAGCATGGTCATTTTTAACAGTAGGTATCGCGCTAGGTTCGTGGTGGGCTTACTATGAACTTGGTTGGGGTGGCTGGTGGTTCTGGGATCCAGTAGAAAATGCTTCTTTCATGCCTTGGTTGGCAGGTACTGCGTTAATGCACTCATTAGCGGTTACCGAGAAACGTGGCACGTTTAAAGCATGGACCGTTTTATTAGCTATTTCAGCTTTTTCTTTAAGCTTGTTAGGTACGTTCTTAGTTCGTTCAGGTGTTTTAGTCTCGGTTCACGCATTCGCGTCTGATCCGGCTCGTGGCATGTTTATTCTAGGCTTCTTGATCGTTGTTATTGGTGGCTCATTGCTGCTATACGCTTTACGCGGTGGCAAAATCAAATCACGCGGTAGTTACAGTTTATTCTCCCGCGAAAATTTACTGCTTTCCAACAACATCTTGTTAATTGCGGCATTGTTAGTGGTGCTTATTGGTACGTTATTACCGTTAGTTCACAAACAAATAGGGTTAGGTTCCGTCTCTATTGGTGTGCCTTTCTTCAATACCTTGTTTACATGGTTAATGATTCCGTTTGCCTTTCTTTTAGGTATCGGTCCGTTGGTTCGTTGGAAGCGTGACGAAGTCGCTAATGTACGTAAACCAATGCTGATTTCTGGTGCAATAACGTTACCTTTGGCCTTTGCATGTATTGCCATTTTTACTGATTCATTAGAACCAATGGCTGTACTTGGTTTAACAATGTCTATTTGGATCGTCACAATGCACGGCTTTGAGTTATATCAACGTGCAACGCACCGCCATACCTTCATGAAGGGTGTAGGTAAGTTGGGTCGCAGCCATTGGGCAATGATATTGGGTCATATGGGTCTAGCGGTATCGGTTATCGGTATAACACTAGTCTCGAATTACGATCTAGAACGTGATGTTCGTTTAGCACCAGGTGAAACAACGCAAGTTCAAGGTTACGATTTCTACTTTGACGGCTTACGTGATGCCGATGGACCAAACTACGATGGTTACATTGCAGACTTCACTGTTACGCGTAATGGTAAGTCGGTAACGACATTGCATGCTGAGAAACGCTTCTACAGTACTACTGGGTCAATGATGACTGAAGCGGCTATTGATAGTGGTGTTACCCGCGACCTGTATGTTGCGATGGGTGAGAAACTGGATGATCACGCTTGGGCTGTGCGTATTTACTACAAACCGTTTATTAATTGGATCTGGTTTGGTGCCGCATTAATGGGGCTTGGTGGTGCAATTGCAATTAGTGATAAACGCTACCGTTTTCGTAAAAAAGCAAGTGAGAAAACAGGGTCAACAATTAAGCAAGCAGAGGTAACTAATGAATAA
- the ccmI gene encoding c-type cytochrome biogenesis protein CcmI: MTLFWIVTVILVLIAGAIFVIPMYKGKEQDDVASRDELNKAFFKDRISELEEENSEGLVVNQDELVSELQQSLLDDVPMQAKQQAVGISPLMVLPSLILLVGICYGMYLSVGSLTKVEAWQETVSRLPDLSKRLMDDQNAEPLSDQEMDDLTLALRTRLHDTPNDATGWLLLGRIGMANRDAETSQGAMLRAYKLDPGNPEIKVGYAQTLMLVGDPNQGDFARQILRSVVQRDPSDVRALSLLAFDAFERNEYQQAVSYWTMMKNVIGENDSRTNMLTRSIERAQARIDKVSTLDVSGGSVTDKVSTVDVPADSVMVNVMLDPTVLLPAQGFLILSVHSADGAPMPIAARRMPLSSQFPITVTLDDKDSMIPERKMSSLSEMIVKARIDSDGNVMTKQGDWYGQSDVLSLGTSTIVTINKQYQ; this comes from the coding sequence ATGACACTGTTTTGGATTGTAACAGTTATTTTGGTTTTAATTGCAGGCGCTATTTTTGTTATTCCTATGTACAAAGGGAAAGAACAAGACGATGTAGCTAGCCGTGATGAACTGAATAAAGCTTTCTTTAAAGATCGTATTAGCGAACTAGAGGAAGAAAACAGTGAAGGCTTGGTTGTTAATCAAGATGAACTGGTTTCTGAACTGCAACAGTCATTACTTGATGATGTACCTATGCAGGCGAAACAACAAGCCGTTGGAATTAGTCCATTAATGGTGCTTCCTAGTCTGATTTTGCTTGTGGGTATCTGTTACGGCATGTACTTAAGCGTGGGCAGTTTGACTAAAGTTGAAGCTTGGCAAGAGACGGTATCGCGTTTACCTGACCTGTCAAAGCGTTTAATGGATGATCAAAATGCAGAACCGTTAAGTGATCAAGAAATGGATGACTTAACACTTGCTTTGCGTACTCGTTTACACGATACCCCAAATGATGCGACTGGTTGGCTATTACTGGGGCGTATTGGCATGGCGAACCGTGATGCTGAAACGTCACAAGGTGCAATGCTTCGTGCTTATAAGCTTGATCCTGGCAACCCTGAAATTAAGGTAGGTTACGCGCAAACGCTTATGTTGGTTGGTGATCCTAACCAAGGTGACTTTGCTCGCCAGATACTGCGTTCAGTCGTGCAGCGCGATCCAAGTGATGTTCGTGCATTGTCATTACTCGCCTTTGATGCTTTTGAGCGAAATGAGTACCAGCAGGCAGTATCATATTGGACCATGATGAAGAATGTTATTGGGGAGAATGACTCGCGTACAAATATGTTGACTCGTAGTATTGAGCGAGCACAAGCACGTATTGATAAAGTGAGTACGTTAGATGTTTCAGGTGGTAGTGTAACTGATAAAGTGAGTACAGTTGATGTTCCAGCTGATAGTGTAATGGTTAATGTTATGCTTGATCCTACTGTCTTATTACCGGCACAAGGTTTCCTTATTCTTTCAGTTCATTCTGCTGATGGTGCACCTATGCCGATTGCAGCTCGTCGTATGCCGCTTTCATCTCAGTTCCCTATAACGGTAACGCTAGATGATAAAGACAGTATGATTCCAGAGCGTAAGATGTCGTCTTTATCTGAAATGATTGTGAAAGCACGAATTGATTCAGATGGAAATGTGATGACAAAGCAAGGCGATTGGTACGGACAAAGTGATGTCTTATCGTTAGGTACTTCTACTATTGTGACAATAAATAAACAATATCAATAA
- a CDS encoding outer membrane protein transport protein, whose protein sequence is MNKKRLFTKTMIAAAITLTSQQALSAGFQLNAQSATGLGRAFAGDAVIADNASVMSRNAAAMSLFDAPAISLGLNVIDTDINIKNAQYSNPRSANSGSLDDQSVGDSTLVPNIYYIHPINDQWAVGAGIYSNFGTKTEFSDDYAANEFGGLTDVKSVNFALSASYRINQQWSVGGGLDIVYGSGKLKRSVKVGPPTAEQKINLLDVDADGVGVGWNVGTVFELDDRNRFGLSYRYSPELETEGDMSFAGSTSGNPDISNDKLKMPLPDMAEFSGFHKLNDKFAVHYSVQWIGWSAFDKLATTGGDTLNTYEWQDGWHYALGGTYYLNNDWTLRTGYMYDTSAQDQKTSISVPDSDRQWFSGGFTYHLDAKSNIDFGLTYLMGKDVDVNEVSPVGTTISATTRANALLYGIQYSRSF, encoded by the coding sequence ATGAACAAGAAGCGTCTGTTTACTAAAACGATGATTGCTGCAGCAATCACACTAACATCTCAGCAAGCTCTTTCTGCTGGTTTCCAACTTAACGCACAATCAGCAACTGGCCTTGGTCGCGCATTTGCTGGTGACGCCGTTATTGCTGATAACGCATCAGTAATGTCACGTAACGCCGCGGCAATGTCTTTATTCGATGCGCCTGCAATCTCGTTAGGTCTTAACGTTATTGATACGGACATTAATATTAAAAATGCCCAGTATTCAAATCCCCGCTCTGCAAATTCAGGTTCACTGGATGATCAGTCTGTTGGTGATTCAACTTTAGTTCCGAATATTTATTATATTCACCCAATAAATGACCAATGGGCAGTAGGTGCTGGAATTTACTCTAATTTTGGTACAAAAACTGAATTTAGTGATGACTATGCTGCCAATGAATTTGGTGGGTTAACTGATGTTAAGAGTGTAAACTTTGCATTAAGCGCTTCATACCGTATCAACCAACAATGGAGCGTTGGTGGTGGATTAGATATTGTCTATGGTTCAGGAAAATTGAAGCGCTCTGTTAAAGTTGGTCCACCAACAGCTGAACAGAAAATAAATCTACTTGATGTTGATGCTGACGGTGTTGGTGTGGGTTGGAACGTAGGTACGGTATTTGAGCTAGATGACCGCAACCGTTTCGGTCTATCATACCGCTATAGCCCAGAGCTAGAAACTGAAGGTGACATGTCCTTTGCAGGCTCAACAAGCGGCAACCCAGATATCAGTAACGACAAATTAAAAATGCCACTACCTGATATGGCAGAGTTCTCTGGTTTCCACAAATTAAACGACAAATTTGCAGTCCACTATAGCGTACAATGGATTGGTTGGAGCGCATTTGACAAACTAGCAACAACTGGTGGCGATACCCTCAACACTTACGAATGGCAAGACGGCTGGCACTATGCGTTAGGTGGCACTTACTACCTAAATAACGATTGGACTTTACGTACTGGTTATATGTATGACACCAGCGCACAAGATCAAAAAACATCGATTTCTGTACCAGATTCCGATCGTCAATGGTTCTCAGGTGGCTTTACTTACCACCTAGATGCCAAATCTAACATTGATTTCGGTCTAACCTACCTAATGGGTAAAGACGTTGATGTAAATGAAGTATCACCAGTCGGAACAACTATTTCGGCAACGACTCGTGCAAACGCATTGCTATACGGTATTCAGTACAGCCGTTCGTTCTAA
- a CDS encoding sigma-70 family RNA polymerase sigma factor: MIKQFFRKKTPDATVSVDMNKQRRYEALVRAWHRDLYRYAYWLCHDPHIAEDLVQETCLRAWRSLDSLQDDKAAKSWLITILRRENARRFERKQLDLVNIDDYAIADTHQQGTEMEMEQQMLHRQIMKLAPEYREPLVLQVMAGFNGDEIAEILGLNRNTVMTRLFRARNQLKDQIEKQSERRDHHNGRS; the protein is encoded by the coding sequence ATGATTAAACAATTTTTCCGTAAGAAAACGCCAGATGCCACGGTCTCTGTAGATATGAATAAACAAAGACGTTATGAAGCCCTTGTCAGGGCGTGGCATCGAGACTTATACCGTTATGCATATTGGCTATGCCATGATCCCCATATAGCAGAGGATCTGGTGCAAGAAACATGCTTGAGGGCTTGGCGTTCTTTAGATAGCCTGCAAGATGACAAAGCAGCAAAATCATGGTTGATTACAATTTTACGCCGAGAAAATGCACGGCGTTTTGAGCGAAAACAACTCGATCTTGTCAACATTGATGACTATGCCATTGCTGATACCCATCAACAGGGAACAGAAATGGAAATGGAACAACAGATGTTACACCGTCAAATTATGAAGCTCGCACCTGAATATCGAGAGCCTCTCGTTTTACAAGTAATGGCCGGTTTTAATGGTGATGAAATTGCAGAAATATTGGGGTTAAACCGGAATACGGTGATGACACGTTTATTTCGCGCGAGAAATCAGTTAAAAGACCAAATAGAAAAGCAATCTGAGCGGAGGGATCACCACAATGGACGATCTTGA
- the ccmD gene encoding heme exporter protein CcmD produces MHFESFSDFLAMGGYASYVWGAYGISTIALLWILLSSLNRRKRLLADIHNKMAREQRIEEAKKLENTL; encoded by the coding sequence ATGCATTTTGAATCATTCAGTGACTTTTTAGCGATGGGAGGGTATGCATCATATGTATGGGGTGCATACGGAATTTCGACTATCGCATTACTATGGATTTTATTGTCGAGCCTAAATAGAAGAAAGCGCCTACTGGCGGATATACATAATAAAATGGCTCGAGAGCAACGAATTGAAGAAGCTAAAAAATTGGAGAACACACTATGA
- a CDS encoding DsbE family thiol:disulfide interchange protein — protein MNKKILFIPLALFLALAVIFMIQLTRNAGGDDPTKLESVLVGKPVPNFKLEDLVEAGKLYEQDIFKGEPLLLNVWATWCPTCYAEHKYLNELAGQGVKIIGLNYKDERLKAVQWLNELGNPYIHSLFDGNGMLGMDLGVYGAPETFLIDAKGIVRYRHVGDVNPRNWAETLEPMFKALQEEAKG, from the coding sequence ATGAATAAGAAAATTTTATTTATACCTTTGGCGTTGTTTTTAGCGTTAGCTGTTATTTTCATGATTCAACTTACACGTAATGCGGGTGGCGACGATCCGACAAAACTAGAATCTGTGCTAGTGGGTAAACCTGTACCAAACTTTAAACTAGAAGACTTGGTCGAAGCGGGTAAACTTTACGAGCAAGACATTTTTAAAGGTGAGCCACTACTGTTGAATGTATGGGCAACGTGGTGTCCTACTTGTTATGCCGAGCATAAATACCTTAATGAGTTAGCAGGCCAAGGGGTTAAAATTATTGGCTTGAACTACAAAGACGAACGTCTAAAAGCAGTTCAATGGCTAAATGAGCTAGGTAACCCTTACATTCATAGCTTGTTCGATGGTAACGGTATGTTAGGAATGGATTTAGGTGTATATGGTGCACCAGAAACATTCCTTATCGATGCTAAAGGTATTGTTCGTTATCGTCATGTTGGTGATGTAAACCCACGAAACTGGGCTGAAACATTAGAACCAATGTTTAAAGCACTTCAAGAGGAAGCGAAAGGATGA